One segment of Pseudomonadota bacterium DNA contains the following:
- a CDS encoding D-Ala-D-Ala carboxypeptidase family metallohydrolase produces MESFYAHWSQVPAAEWRWPNFTPKEIACRGTGAITIVPEALDKLQALRDTIGKPLIINSAYRSPSHNAKVGGSPQSKHLLGIAFDISLKGHDRYRLTHAAEEVGFMGIGQYPSFVHLDTRETPARWDKR; encoded by the coding sequence ATGGAAAGTTTCTACGCCCACTGGTCGCAGGTTCCCGCAGCAGAATGGCGCTGGCCAAACTTCACCCCGAAAGAGATTGCCTGTCGTGGCACGGGGGCCATCACGATCGTTCCGGAAGCCCTGGATAAACTGCAGGCTTTGCGGGATACCATCGGCAAGCCGCTTATCATCAATTCAGCCTACAGAAGCCCCTCGCACAATGCGAAGGTCGGGGGCAGTCCGCAATCAAAGCACCTTCTGGGGATCGCCTTTGACATTTCCCTGAAGGGCCATGACCGCTACAGGCTGACACATGCAGCGGAAGAGGTCGGGTTTATGGGGATTGGCCAGTATCCATCATTCGTCCACCTGGACACACGGGAAACGCCTGCAAGATGGGATAAGCGATAA